In one Halorubrum sp. CBA1229 genomic region, the following are encoded:
- the gpmI gene encoding 2,3-bisphosphoglycerate-independent phosphoglycerate mutase, translated as METALIVLDGWGLGSGAGGGDGETVDPSGRPAGRDAVAAADTPTFDDATERGADGRLVVHGRRVGLPEGQMGNSEVGHLNIGAGRVVKQAYTRITDALEEGSLSDNDAIAGALEHAESTGGRVHFMGLVSDGGVHSDVEHLLALIDAAADAGVPATSHAFTDGRDTAPEIADRFLAEVEAKADERGTGHVATVTGRYHAMDRDENWERTRKAYDAIVKREAPHEAETAVEAATAAHARGETDEFIEPTLVGDEPALADGDAVVFFNFRADRARQLVRLLTDTRPEWEFEVDQPEIRMTTATEYDETFDFPVAFPPEIPENTIGEVVSEAGLTQLRIAESEKYPHVTYFLNGGREVKFDGELREIVKSPDVSTYDQQPEMSAPELTDEAVGIIEEADPDLMVLNYANPDMVGHTGDFDAAVEAVEAVDAQLGRLLDAVADAGGHAVVTADHGNADDMGTLEDPHTAHTFNPVPIVYLTPDGDDGGRAIREDGSLCDIAPTLVDLIGLDRPGEMTGEPLLENK; from the coding sequence ATGGAAACGGCGCTCATCGTCCTCGACGGCTGGGGACTCGGAAGCGGTGCGGGAGGTGGAGACGGGGAGACGGTCGACCCCTCGGGGCGGCCGGCCGGCCGGGACGCGGTCGCGGCCGCCGACACCCCGACGTTCGACGACGCGACCGAGCGCGGCGCCGACGGGCGGCTCGTCGTCCACGGGCGGCGCGTGGGGCTCCCCGAGGGCCAGATGGGGAACTCGGAGGTCGGCCACCTGAACATCGGCGCGGGGCGCGTCGTCAAGCAGGCGTACACGCGGATCACGGACGCGCTCGAGGAGGGCTCGCTCTCCGACAACGACGCGATCGCGGGCGCGTTGGAACACGCGGAGTCGACCGGCGGACGGGTCCACTTCATGGGGCTCGTCTCCGACGGCGGCGTCCACTCCGACGTCGAGCACCTGCTCGCGCTGATCGACGCCGCGGCCGACGCCGGGGTGCCGGCGACCAGCCACGCGTTCACGGACGGCCGCGACACGGCCCCGGAGATCGCCGACCGCTTCCTCGCCGAGGTGGAGGCGAAGGCCGACGAGCGCGGGACCGGACACGTCGCGACCGTCACGGGGCGCTACCACGCGATGGACCGCGACGAGAACTGGGAGCGCACGCGGAAGGCGTACGACGCCATCGTCAAGCGCGAGGCGCCCCACGAGGCCGAGACGGCGGTCGAGGCGGCGACGGCGGCCCACGCCCGCGGCGAGACGGACGAGTTCATCGAGCCGACGCTCGTCGGCGACGAGCCCGCGCTCGCCGACGGCGACGCCGTGGTCTTCTTCAACTTCCGGGCGGACCGCGCCCGCCAGCTCGTCCGGCTGCTCACGGACACCCGGCCCGAGTGGGAGTTCGAGGTCGACCAGCCGGAGATCCGGATGACGACGGCCACCGAGTACGACGAGACGTTCGACTTCCCGGTCGCGTTCCCGCCGGAGATCCCCGAGAACACGATCGGCGAGGTCGTCTCCGAGGCGGGGCTCACGCAGCTCCGGATCGCGGAGTCGGAGAAGTACCCGCACGTCACCTACTTCCTCAACGGCGGCCGCGAGGTGAAGTTCGACGGCGAGCTGCGCGAGATCGTGAAGAGTCCGGACGTCTCCACGTACGACCAGCAGCCGGAGATGTCCGCGCCGGAACTCACCGACGAGGCGGTCGGGATCATCGAGGAGGCGGACCCCGACCTGATGGTGCTCAACTACGCGAACCCGGACATGGTGGGCCACACCGGCGACTTCGACGCGGCCGTCGAGGCGGTCGAGGCGGTCGACGCGCAGCTCGGCCGACTCCTCGACGCGGTCGCCGACGCGGGCGGACACGCGGTCGTGACGGCCGACCACGGCAACGCCGACGACATGGGGACGCTCGAGGACCCGCACACCGCGCACACGTTCAACCCGGTCCCGATCGTCTACCTGACTCCCGACGGCGACGACGGCGGGCGAGCGATCCGCGAGGACGGGTCGCTGTGCGACATCGCTCCGACGCTCGTGGACCTGATCGGGCTCGACCGCCCGGGGGAGATGACCGGCGAGCCGCTCCTCGAGAATAAATAG
- a CDS encoding DNA cytosine methyltransferase — protein sequence MDVVDLFCGAGGLSAGFDQAGYDVVGGVDFEGAFAATFEHNHDAEFVEADLSEVTGTGVLDRLGYDPGDVDGVIGGPPCQGFSLAGAKTDPADERNFLVTNFIKSVYEMEPDWFVMENVPRITTMEDGKVLEYILSQFDKIGYRTGWSVLNAADYGVPQNRKRAFFIGHKAGEKVAFPEATFRNSTEQQTLSADRRPPRTVRDAFGDLPSLDPGEQKTAYASDPDGEYQREMRRNGPELTNHRAPNHGDTVVERIEKAAPGEKIPYDSWSQKRRLADGEPAPTLLAGPRPTYHFAHPSDDRGLSVRERARLQSFPDDYLFKGPIAKQRQMTGNAVPPLLSRAVAREISAQIAPAT from the coding sequence ATGGACGTCGTCGACCTGTTCTGCGGTGCCGGCGGGCTCTCTGCGGGGTTCGATCAGGCGGGGTACGACGTCGTGGGGGGCGTGGACTTCGAGGGCGCGTTCGCCGCGACCTTCGAACACAACCACGACGCGGAGTTCGTCGAGGCCGACCTGAGTGAGGTCACGGGGACCGGCGTGTTGGACCGGCTGGGGTACGACCCGGGCGACGTCGACGGCGTCATCGGCGGCCCGCCGTGTCAGGGATTCAGCCTGGCGGGCGCGAAGACCGACCCCGCGGACGAGCGCAACTTCCTCGTCACCAACTTCATCAAGTCGGTGTACGAGATGGAGCCGGACTGGTTCGTCATGGAGAACGTCCCCCGTATCACGACGATGGAGGACGGGAAGGTGTTGGAGTATATCCTCTCTCAGTTCGACAAGATCGGCTACCGCACCGGCTGGTCGGTGCTCAACGCGGCCGATTACGGGGTTCCGCAGAACAGGAAGCGCGCGTTCTTCATCGGGCACAAAGCCGGCGAGAAGGTGGCGTTCCCCGAGGCGACGTTCCGGAACTCGACCGAGCAACAGACGCTGTCCGCCGACCGGCGGCCCCCGCGCACGGTCCGCGACGCGTTCGGCGACCTGCCGTCGCTGGACCCGGGAGAACAGAAGACCGCCTACGCGTCTGACCCGGACGGGGAGTACCAGCGGGAGATGCGGCGCAACGGCCCCGAACTGACGAATCACCGCGCACCGAACCACGGCGACACCGTCGTCGAGCGGATCGAAAAGGCCGCTCCCGGGGAGAAGATCCCGTACGACAGCTGGTCGCAGAAGCGACGACTCGCGGACGGGGAGCCCGCCCCGACGCTCCTGGCCGGACCGCGGCCGACGTACCACTTCGCACATCCGTCGGACGACAGGGGGCTCAGCGTTCGCGAGCGAGCGCGCCTCCAGTCGTTCCCGGACGACTACCTGTTTAAAGGCCCGATAGCGAAACAACGGCAGATGACCGGGAACGCCGTGCCGCCGCTCCTGAGCCGGGCGGTCGCGCGCGAGATCTCCGCGCAGATCGCGCCGGCGACGTAG
- a CDS encoding EamA family transporter, translating into MSRARDLALFLVLAAVWGSAFMAIKAGLAYFPPVLFAALRYDIAGVVMLAYAAYAVDDPIPRGRDEWAVVAVGATLIIAAYHAFLFVGETDPAVTSAVAAVIVSLSPVLTTVFARAFLPSERLTVVGVIGLLVGLVGAVVLAAPDPANLTGGGTVAKLLVLLAAASFALGSVLTRASDADLPIETMEAWSMIGGALLMHVVSTGLGESVADVAWTTEGIAALAYLSIAASGLGFLIYFDLLDRLGPIEINLVSYVAPIFAALAGWMFLSEGITLNTVAGFLIICLGFALVKRAAIRSALREYGTAG; encoded by the coding sequence GTGAGCCGAGCACGGGACCTCGCGTTGTTCCTCGTCCTCGCCGCTGTCTGGGGGTCCGCGTTCATGGCGATCAAGGCCGGGCTGGCGTACTTCCCGCCGGTGCTGTTCGCCGCGCTTCGGTACGACATCGCCGGGGTCGTCATGCTCGCGTACGCCGCCTACGCGGTCGACGACCCGATCCCCCGCGGGCGCGACGAGTGGGCCGTCGTCGCGGTCGGCGCGACGCTTATCATCGCCGCCTACCACGCGTTCCTCTTCGTCGGCGAGACCGACCCCGCCGTGACGAGCGCGGTCGCGGCCGTGATCGTCAGTCTCTCGCCGGTGCTGACGACCGTCTTCGCGCGCGCCTTCCTCCCTTCAGAGCGGCTGACCGTCGTCGGCGTGATCGGGCTCCTCGTCGGGCTCGTCGGCGCGGTCGTGCTGGCCGCGCCCGACCCGGCGAACCTGACCGGCGGCGGTACGGTCGCGAAGCTCCTCGTGTTGCTGGCGGCGGCCTCGTTCGCGCTCGGGTCGGTGCTCACCCGCGCGTCCGACGCCGACCTCCCGATCGAGACGATGGAGGCGTGGTCGATGATCGGCGGCGCGCTGCTGATGCACGTGGTCTCGACCGGACTCGGCGAGTCGGTCGCCGACGTCGCCTGGACGACCGAGGGGATCGCGGCGCTGGCGTACCTCTCGATCGCCGCCAGCGGGCTCGGGTTCCTCATCTACTTCGACCTGCTCGATCGGCTCGGCCCGATCGAGATCAACCTCGTCTCGTACGTCGCCCCGATCTTCGCCGCGCTCGCCGGGTGGATGTTCCTGAGCGAGGGGATCACTCTCAACACGGTCGCCGGCTTCCTGATCATCTGCCTCGGCTTCGCCCTCGTGAAGCGGGCGGCGATCCGATCGGCGCTCCGCGAGTACGGGACCGCCGGGTGA
- a CDS encoding AAA family ATPase, with protein MNVIGTVGLPGSGKGEAANVAEAADIPVVVMGDVIRAECRRRGLDPAEHHGRIAQALREEEGDDAIAARTLPLIREAAAESDRDAVLVDGLRSTVELERFREAFGDDFTLVAVRAPFELRAERLDARGRDDSDSDLEALRERDEREIDLGLGDTLDRADVEIDNTGTLDEFRTRVRDVLGVEADGEAESTPATNAGGGGA; from the coding sequence ATGAACGTCATCGGAACCGTCGGGCTCCCCGGGAGCGGGAAGGGGGAGGCGGCGAACGTGGCCGAGGCGGCCGACATCCCGGTCGTCGTGATGGGCGACGTGATCCGGGCGGAATGCCGCCGCCGCGGGCTCGACCCCGCCGAGCACCACGGCCGGATCGCGCAGGCGCTCCGCGAGGAGGAGGGCGACGACGCCATCGCGGCGCGGACCCTCCCGCTGATCCGCGAGGCCGCCGCCGAGAGCGACCGCGACGCCGTGCTCGTCGACGGCCTGCGCTCCACGGTCGAGCTGGAGCGCTTCCGCGAGGCGTTCGGCGACGACTTCACGCTCGTGGCGGTCCGGGCGCCCTTCGAGCTCCGCGCCGAGCGCCTCGACGCCCGCGGCCGCGACGACTCCGACTCCGACCTGGAGGCCCTCCGCGAGCGCGACGAGCGCGAGATCGACCTCGGCCTCGGCGACACCCTCGACCGCGCCGACGTCGAGATCGACAACACGGGGACGCTCGACGAGTTCCGGACCCGCGTCCGGGACGTGCTGGGCGTCGAGGCGGACGGAGAGGCGGAGTCGACGCCGGCCACGAACGCCGGAGGTGGCGGGGCGTGA
- a CDS encoding RNA-binding domain-containing protein produces MIYSIDVRIEVPVRDTEATDRVDDAVRNVFPDAEPVHEDGRLVAEAHTLDAFSDVLHEQEILDTARRVFLRNSTDEGFAFSLKKQAAFEGVVNFAVGEPDELGEIDVDVRVREPDVESFIDYVAPETDDGRPVDPVREYGDRFDPDEADY; encoded by the coding sequence GTGATCTACAGCATCGACGTGCGGATAGAGGTCCCGGTCCGCGACACGGAGGCCACCGATCGGGTCGACGACGCGGTGCGGAACGTGTTCCCGGACGCGGAGCCGGTCCACGAGGACGGCCGCCTCGTCGCCGAGGCGCACACCCTCGACGCCTTCTCGGATGTGCTCCACGAGCAGGAGATCCTCGACACCGCCCGCCGGGTGTTCCTGCGGAACAGCACCGACGAGGGGTTCGCGTTCTCGTTGAAAAAGCAGGCCGCGTTCGAGGGCGTCGTCAACTTCGCGGTGGGCGAGCCGGACGAGCTCGGCGAGATCGACGTCGACGTCCGGGTCCGCGAGCCCGACGTCGAGTCGTTCATCGACTACGTCGCGCCGGAGACCGACGACGGCCGGCCGGTCGACCCCGTCCGGGAGTACGGCGACCGGTTCGACCCCGACGAGGCCGACTACTGA
- a CDS encoding winged helix-turn-helix domain-containing protein: MPGEAEDNGLSDEELDLYGYVSSSKRRVSVVTALKDNPMTPKQVAESADIRLNHVSNVLSELSDEALVTCINPHRKRGRVYRLTEVGDRVSKKVIQNE; encoded by the coding sequence ATGCCCGGAGAGGCCGAAGATAATGGGCTATCCGACGAGGAGCTCGACCTGTACGGCTACGTGTCAAGCAGCAAGCGGCGGGTGTCCGTCGTCACCGCGCTGAAGGACAACCCCATGACGCCGAAACAGGTCGCCGAGAGCGCCGACATCCGGTTGAACCACGTGAGTAACGTGCTGTCCGAGCTGTCGGACGAGGCCCTCGTTACGTGTATCAACCCGCACCGGAAGCGCGGGAGGGTTTACAGGCTCACGGAAGTGGGAGACAGGGTTTCGAAGAAAGTGATACAAAATGAGTGA
- a CDS encoding ArsR family transcriptional regulator, with protein sequence MDSAVLLDLLGNENRRRILRLLATKPCYVTEISEYLDVSPKAVIDHLRKLEEAGLIESTTDDQRRKYFRITRSLRLEVSVSPYGFGAKSAYPAKNSLDMSGRCPHLTIEAPDGSGTSNDIADLAGEYARLQDLDRELSLAQRWVQGRVEDTLAEIDERLGTEADSRFYAAILAAVIETDGTPAAVADEVGAREDTVADALGRLADVGVLASEVDGDADSYRVR encoded by the coding sequence ATGGACTCCGCGGTACTGCTCGATCTCCTCGGGAACGAGAACCGGCGGCGCATCCTCCGGCTGCTCGCGACCAAGCCCTGTTACGTCACGGAGATCTCGGAGTACCTCGACGTCAGTCCGAAGGCGGTCATCGACCACCTGCGGAAGTTAGAGGAGGCCGGCCTGATCGAGTCGACGACCGACGACCAGCGCCGGAAGTACTTCCGGATCACCCGCAGCCTCAGGCTAGAGGTGAGCGTCTCCCCGTACGGGTTCGGCGCGAAGAGCGCCTACCCTGCCAAGAACAGCCTCGACATGTCCGGGCGGTGTCCCCACCTCACCATCGAGGCGCCCGACGGCTCGGGGACGTCGAACGACATCGCCGACCTCGCAGGGGAGTACGCCCGCCTCCAAGACCTCGATCGCGAGCTGTCGCTGGCCCAGCGGTGGGTGCAGGGCCGGGTCGAGGACACGCTCGCGGAGATCGACGAGCGGCTCGGCACCGAGGCCGACAGCCGGTTTTACGCCGCGATCCTCGCCGCGGTGATCGAGACCGACGGCACGCCCGCGGCCGTGGCCGACGAGGTCGGCGCCCGCGAGGACACCGTCGCCGACGCCCTCGGGCGCCTCGCCGACGTCGGCGTCCTCGCCAGCGAGGTCGACGGCGACGCGGACAGCTACCGAGTCCGGTAG
- a CDS encoding thiolase family protein, which produces MTDETTPVIAAAYRTPQGKDGGAYADVRSEDLSTTLIDHALAETGLTSDHVDDLMWGVAQQRTEQDNNVARVIALLSELGESVPATSINRWCASSMQAIISASDAIAAGNRDCVIAGGVENMSRVPMDGDSYQHLHPELSEEYNVFQLQMGMTAEKVAEEYGVSREAQDEYAARSHQRAAEATESGRFDDEIVPVETDDGLVEADEGIRPDTTAEKLADLPPAFTGDGTVTAGNSSQISDGASLTVVTSKAFAEDHGLDVLAEVGTNNVAGVDPTVMGIGPVPATRGLLDRAGTTIDDYDLVELNEAFASQCEYSRRELGVDEERFNVNGGAIAIGHPLGASGARLPVTLLHEMEKRDADRGLATLCVGFGQGAAIEFSR; this is translated from the coding sequence ATGACAGACGAGACCACGCCGGTGATCGCCGCCGCCTACCGGACGCCGCAGGGGAAAGACGGGGGCGCCTACGCCGACGTCCGCAGCGAGGACCTCTCGACGACGCTCATCGACCACGCGCTCGCGGAGACGGGGCTGACGAGCGACCACGTCGACGACCTGATGTGGGGCGTCGCCCAGCAGCGCACCGAGCAGGACAACAACGTCGCCCGCGTCATCGCGCTGCTCTCGGAGCTCGGCGAGTCGGTGCCGGCGACCTCGATCAACCGCTGGTGCGCCTCCTCGATGCAGGCGATCATCTCCGCGTCGGACGCGATCGCGGCCGGGAACCGCGACTGCGTTATCGCCGGCGGCGTCGAGAACATGAGCCGCGTCCCGATGGACGGCGACTCCTACCAGCACCTCCACCCGGAGCTGTCGGAGGAGTACAACGTCTTCCAGCTCCAGATGGGGATGACCGCCGAGAAGGTGGCCGAGGAGTACGGGGTGAGCCGCGAGGCGCAAGACGAGTACGCGGCCCGGAGCCACCAGCGCGCCGCGGAGGCGACGGAGTCGGGCCGCTTCGACGACGAGATCGTTCCGGTCGAGACCGACGACGGGCTCGTCGAGGCGGACGAGGGGATCCGCCCGGACACGACCGCCGAGAAGCTCGCCGACCTGCCGCCCGCGTTCACGGGCGACGGCACGGTGACCGCGGGGAACTCCTCGCAGATATCGGACGGCGCGTCGCTGACGGTGGTCACGAGTAAGGCGTTCGCCGAGGACCACGGGCTCGACGTGCTCGCGGAGGTCGGCACGAACAACGTCGCCGGCGTCGACCCCACCGTGATGGGGATCGGTCCGGTGCCCGCGACGCGCGGGCTGCTCGACCGCGCCGGGACGACGATCGACGACTACGACCTCGTCGAGCTCAACGAGGCGTTCGCCTCCCAGTGCGAGTACTCGCGACGCGAGCTCGGGGTCGACGAGGAGCGGTTCAACGTCAACGGCGGCGCCATCGCGATCGGCCACCCGCTCGGCGCCTCCGGCGCGCGCCTCCCGGTCACGCTGCTCCACGAGATGGAGAAACGCGACGCGGACCGCGGGCTCGCGACACTCTGCGTCGGCTTCGGGCAGGGCGCCGCGATCGAGTTCTCTCGATAG
- a CDS encoding substrate-binding domain-containing protein, with protein MDRRRYVQLIGAGGALSLSGCVGGASTSAEPGPEAETSGETLTVATATTTRDSGLLDELVPGFEQRFGSSVDTVARGTGGALRTARNGDCDAVLVHARSLEDEFLRAGHGVNRRAVMVNDFLLVGPPEDPAGVAGADPVEAVAAIAAAEASFLSRGDRSGTHLRERRLWSEAGIDPAGSWYRESGQGMGNTLAMAAQSGSYTLTDRGTFLNVGEGGLTAHVARGIADPPPLLRNEYAAIPVNPARHDVAYPLAMAFLGYVTGPGQARIEEFRVAGERAFRPLARSPEPRFDQYVPSGWPDADDS; from the coding sequence ATGGATCGACGGCGATACGTGCAGCTCATCGGCGCCGGCGGAGCCCTCTCGCTTTCGGGCTGTGTCGGCGGCGCGTCGACCTCGGCGGAGCCCGGCCCCGAGGCCGAGACGAGCGGGGAGACGCTGACCGTCGCGACGGCGACGACGACCCGGGACAGCGGGCTCCTCGACGAGCTGGTTCCGGGGTTCGAACAGAGGTTCGGGTCGTCGGTGGACACGGTCGCCCGCGGCACCGGCGGGGCGCTCAGGACCGCCCGGAACGGCGACTGCGACGCGGTGCTCGTCCACGCTCGGTCGCTGGAGGACGAGTTCCTCCGGGCGGGACACGGCGTCAACCGGCGCGCGGTCATGGTGAACGACTTCCTGCTGGTCGGCCCTCCCGAGGACCCGGCCGGCGTCGCCGGCGCGGACCCGGTCGAGGCGGTCGCGGCGATCGCCGCGGCCGAGGCGTCGTTCCTGTCGCGGGGCGACCGCTCCGGCACCCACCTCCGGGAGCGCCGGCTGTGGAGCGAGGCGGGGATCGACCCCGCGGGCTCCTGGTACCGCGAGTCCGGACAGGGGATGGGAAACACGCTGGCGATGGCCGCGCAGTCCGGGTCGTACACCCTGACCGACCGCGGGACGTTCCTCAACGTCGGCGAGGGCGGGCTGACGGCTCACGTCGCGCGCGGCATCGCGGACCCGCCGCCGCTGCTCCGGAACGAGTACGCCGCCATCCCGGTCAACCCCGCCCGGCACGACGTGGCGTATCCGCTGGCTATGGCCTTCCTCGGCTACGTCACCGGCCCCGGACAGGCTCGGATCGAGGAGTTCCGCGTGGCCGGCGAGCGCGCGTTCCGACCGCTCGCCCGGTCGCCGGAGCCGCGGTTCGACCAGTACGTACCGAGCGGCTGGCCGGACGCCGACGACTCCTGA
- a CDS encoding transporter, producing the protein MSAPDRTNGPNATSGIVGGAAAGAVAYVLGYLFAYVTQQSAVEEQLAGFNFFADLFGGDPIPTWQAIGWVFYNGHFVDTQIPSLVGGSQSTNLISQADGGSLTLLFVVPPVLLVLAGLVASRVAGATEPADGAKAGAFVLVGYLPLAVIGALLFRYSVGDGSVAPDLVTAVLLAGAVYPALFGAVGGAGATLLSD; encoded by the coding sequence ATGTCAGCCCCCGATCGAACGAACGGCCCGAACGCAACGAGCGGAATCGTCGGCGGCGCGGCCGCGGGCGCCGTCGCGTACGTCCTCGGCTACCTGTTCGCGTACGTCACCCAGCAGTCGGCGGTCGAGGAGCAGCTGGCGGGGTTCAACTTCTTCGCCGACCTGTTCGGCGGCGACCCCATCCCGACGTGGCAGGCGATCGGGTGGGTGTTCTACAACGGGCACTTCGTCGACACCCAGATCCCGTCGCTGGTCGGCGGGTCGCAGTCGACGAACCTCATCTCGCAGGCCGACGGCGGGTCGCTGACGCTGTTGTTCGTCGTCCCGCCCGTCCTGCTGGTCCTCGCCGGGCTCGTCGCGAGCCGGGTCGCCGGCGCGACGGAGCCGGCCGACGGCGCGAAGGCCGGCGCGTTCGTCCTCGTCGGATACCTCCCGCTGGCCGTGATCGGCGCCCTCCTCTTCCGGTACTCGGTCGGCGACGGGAGCGTCGCGCCCGACCTCGTCACGGCCGTCCTCCTCGCCGGCGCGGTGTACCCGGCGCTGTTCGGCGCGGTCGGCGGCGCGGGCGCGACGCTGCTGAGCGACTGA
- a CDS encoding GNAT family protein — MFPETIETERLRLEPRRPETVDLDACYRICSSDPGIDEVTEYVTWDPHETKKETLEFLERGRERWEDREAASYVIRPREGEDGAGEIAGFGGFSVDWDRRTAELGTWLRKRFWGQGYSGERAAVLVEVAFDDLDLEVVAVSHHPDNDNSRRAIEKYVDRLGGRREGRLRNTLTFLDGSVHDEVRYTISQSEWREATS, encoded by the coding sequence ATGTTCCCCGAGACGATCGAGACGGAACGCCTTCGACTGGAGCCCCGCCGCCCGGAGACCGTCGACCTCGACGCGTGCTACCGGATCTGCTCGTCGGACCCCGGGATCGACGAGGTGACCGAGTACGTGACGTGGGACCCCCACGAGACGAAGAAAGAGACGCTGGAGTTCCTCGAACGCGGCCGCGAGCGGTGGGAGGACCGCGAGGCAGCGAGCTACGTCATCCGCCCGCGGGAGGGCGAGGACGGCGCCGGCGAGATAGCCGGCTTCGGCGGGTTCTCCGTCGACTGGGACCGGCGGACCGCCGAGCTCGGCACGTGGCTCCGGAAGCGGTTCTGGGGCCAGGGGTACTCCGGCGAGCGCGCCGCGGTCCTCGTCGAGGTCGCCTTCGACGACCTCGACCTGGAGGTCGTCGCCGTGAGCCACCACCCCGACAACGACAACTCGCGACGGGCGATCGAGAAGTACGTCGACCGTCTCGGCGGCCGCCGCGAGGGCCGCCTGCGGAACACGCTCACCTTCCTCGACGGGAGCGTGCACGACGAGGTGCGCTACACGATCTCGCAGTCGGAGTGGCGCGAGGCGACGAGCTGA